Proteins encoded within one genomic window of Pectobacterium araliae:
- the pitA gene encoding inorganic phosphate transporter PitA, with amino-acid sequence MLHLFAGLDYYTGLMLILALLFVLMYEAINGFHDTANAVATVIYTRAMRAEFAVVMAGVFNFFGVLLGGLSVAYAIVHLLPTDLLLNVSSAHGLAMVFSMLLAAIIWNLGTWYFGIPASSSHTLIGSIIGIGLTNALLTDTSIVDALNVPKMISIFLSLLLSPIVGMVVAGLMLLVLRRFWNNSKKRKRVHLTPVDREKQDGKRKPPFWTRTALILSAIGVSFSHGANDGQKGIGLIMLVLIGVAPAGFIVNMNASGYDISRTRDAVVNLQEYYKQHGDALAHVIDLSHPVVPAPENAIPGNGQKEFHCDSSRVMIAIERTQGLLSNLKSYDQLNPDDRSRVRRLLMCISDTMDRVVKLPETSGEDQRYLSNLRKDMLQTVEYAPLWIIVAVALALSLGTMVGWKRVAVTIGEKIGKKGMTYAQGVSAQVTAALSIGVASYTGMPVSTTHVLSSAVAGTMIADGGGVQGKTIRSILLAWVLTLPVSMLMSGALYWLALQLI; translated from the coding sequence ATGCTACATTTATTTGCCGGACTGGATTACTACACCGGCCTGATGTTGATATTGGCTTTGTTGTTTGTATTGATGTACGAAGCCATTAACGGTTTTCACGATACTGCGAATGCCGTCGCCACCGTTATTTATACCCGAGCCATGCGTGCAGAATTTGCCGTTGTTATGGCGGGTGTCTTTAATTTCTTCGGTGTACTGCTGGGCGGCCTGAGCGTGGCCTATGCAATTGTTCACCTTCTCCCCACGGATTTACTGCTGAACGTGAGTTCGGCGCATGGTCTGGCGATGGTCTTTTCCATGCTGCTGGCCGCGATTATCTGGAACCTGGGTACCTGGTATTTTGGTATTCCTGCCTCCAGTTCTCACACGTTGATTGGCTCCATCATCGGTATTGGTTTGACCAACGCACTGCTGACGGATACCTCCATCGTGGATGCGTTGAACGTGCCGAAAATGATCAGCATTTTCCTGTCACTGCTGCTATCGCCAATTGTGGGGATGGTAGTTGCAGGGTTGATGCTGCTGGTACTGCGTCGGTTCTGGAACAACAGTAAAAAGCGCAAACGCGTGCATCTGACGCCCGTCGATCGCGAAAAGCAGGACGGCAAACGTAAGCCGCCATTCTGGACGCGTACCGCGCTGATTTTATCGGCGATTGGCGTGAGCTTCTCTCACGGTGCAAACGACGGTCAGAAAGGTATCGGCTTGATTATGCTGGTGCTGATTGGCGTCGCGCCAGCCGGGTTTATTGTCAACATGAACGCATCGGGCTATGACATCAGCCGGACACGTGATGCCGTTGTCAATTTACAGGAATATTACAAGCAGCATGGCGATGCGTTAGCACACGTCATTGACTTGTCTCACCCCGTGGTTCCTGCGCCAGAAAATGCGATTCCCGGCAACGGCCAGAAAGAGTTCCACTGTGACAGTTCACGCGTAATGATTGCGATTGAGCGCACACAGGGCCTGCTGAGTAACCTGAAAAGCTACGACCAGTTGAACCCTGACGATCGCAGCAGAGTGCGTCGCCTGCTGATGTGCATCTCGGATACGATGGATCGGGTAGTCAAGCTGCCAGAAACATCGGGCGAAGATCAGCGCTACCTGAGCAACCTGCGTAAAGATATGCTTCAGACGGTTGAATATGCGCCTCTTTGGATCATCGTTGCCGTCGCACTGGCGCTCTCCTTGGGCACAATGGTGGGCTGGAAACGTGTTGCGGTCACCATCGGCGAGAAGATTGGCAAGAAAGGTATGACCTACGCACAGGGGGTGTCGGCACAGGTGACTGCGGCCTTGTCGATTGGCGTTGCCAGCTACACCGGTATGCCGGTTTCCACCACGCACGTATTATCCTCGGCAGTTGCCGGGACGATGATTGCGGATGGGGGGGGCGTACAGGGCAAAACGATAAGAAGCATTCTGCTGGCGTGGGTATTAACGCTGCCTGTCTCAATGCTGATGTCTGGTGCGCTGTACTGGCTGGCTCTGCAACTGATTTGA
- a CDS encoding NAD(P)/FAD-dependent oxidoreductase: MEQFDVVIIGAGAAGMFCAAQAGQRGLHVLLLDNGKKAGRKILMSGGGRCNFTNVYTEPAAYLSHNPHFCKSALARYTQWDFISLVNNHRIAYHEKTLGQLFCDDSAQQIVDMLVTECEQANVTLRLRSEVASVEKSDDRFTIHLSNGTAFQGASLVVACGGLSMPGLGATPFGYQLAAQFGINVLPTRAALVPFTLHKPLLEQLQTLSGVSVPTVITAENGVTFRENILFTHRGLSGPAILQISSYWQAGESVTINLLPGHNLTQLINDERSAHPNQSLKNTLAQWLPKRLVECLQALGQLPDVTLKQLNSTQQLQIEQSLQQWRVQPNGTEGYRTAEVTIGGVDTRALSSKTMEANSVPGLYFIGEVVDVTGWLGGYNFQWAWSSAWACAQALPFSK; this comes from the coding sequence GTGGAACAGTTTGACGTTGTCATCATTGGTGCTGGTGCAGCAGGCATGTTTTGTGCCGCACAGGCGGGACAGCGTGGGCTGCATGTTCTATTGCTCGATAACGGCAAGAAGGCAGGGCGTAAAATATTGATGTCCGGCGGCGGGCGCTGCAACTTTACCAATGTGTATACGGAACCGGCCGCCTATCTGTCCCACAATCCTCACTTTTGTAAATCGGCACTGGCGCGTTATACCCAATGGGATTTCATTAGTTTGGTCAACAATCACCGCATCGCTTACCACGAGAAAACACTTGGTCAGCTATTCTGTGATGACTCCGCACAGCAAATTGTGGATATGCTGGTAACAGAGTGCGAGCAGGCTAACGTCACGCTTCGTTTGCGCAGTGAAGTCGCCTCGGTGGAGAAATCAGACGATCGGTTCACCATCCACCTGAGCAACGGTACAGCATTCCAAGGCGCATCACTGGTCGTTGCCTGCGGCGGCTTGTCGATGCCCGGTCTGGGCGCAACGCCGTTCGGCTACCAGCTTGCCGCGCAGTTTGGTATTAACGTACTCCCAACCCGCGCCGCGCTTGTTCCCTTTACGCTGCACAAACCGCTGCTCGAACAGTTGCAAACGCTCTCCGGCGTTTCTGTCCCTACCGTCATCACCGCAGAAAACGGCGTGACGTTCCGTGAAAATATCCTGTTCACACATCGTGGGCTCTCTGGTCCCGCCATTTTGCAAATTTCCAGCTACTGGCAAGCGGGTGAATCCGTCACCATTAACTTGCTACCCGGACACAATCTCACCCAGCTTATCAATGATGAACGCAGTGCCCATCCAAACCAAAGCCTGAAAAATACGTTGGCACAGTGGCTGCCTAAACGACTGGTTGAATGCTTGCAAGCACTAGGACAACTGCCGGATGTGACGTTGAAACAGCTCAACAGCACACAGCAGCTACAAATTGAACAAAGCCTGCAACAGTGGCGGGTACAGCCAAATGGTACGGAGGGTTACCGTACCGCCGAAGTGACGATCGGCGGCGTCGACACCCGCGCCCTGTCTTCCAAAACCATGGAGGCCAATTCAGTGCCAGGGCTGTATTTCATCGGTGAAGTGGTCGATGTAACTGGCTGGCTCGGCGGCTATAATTTCCAATGGGCGTGGAGTTCAGCATGGGCCTGCGCGCAGGCTCTGCCTTTTAGCAAATAG
- the rsmJ gene encoding 16S rRNA (guanine(1516)-N(2))-methyltransferase RsmJ → MSICLIAEEGADNGALSSLAARWGLVSDPDAVMALVLTAERLELRKQDEPKLGAIFVDFVAGTMAHRRRFGGGRGEAVAKAVGIKKDYLPDVVDATAGLGRDAFVLAALGCRVRMVERNPVVAALLDDGLQRGYRDAEIGPWLQERLTLLHASSMTALRNITPPPDVVYLDPMFPHKQKSALVKKEMRVFQSLVGADDDADALLEPARALAKKRVVVKRPDYAPPLAGVPAQSMLETKSHRFDFYLPA, encoded by the coding sequence ATGAGTATCTGCTTAATCGCAGAGGAAGGCGCCGATAATGGCGCCTTATCTTCTTTGGCCGCGCGCTGGGGGCTGGTTTCCGATCCTGATGCGGTCATGGCGCTGGTGCTGACAGCGGAACGTCTGGAACTGCGCAAGCAGGATGAGCCGAAGCTCGGCGCGATCTTCGTCGATTTCGTTGCCGGGACGATGGCACATCGCCGTCGCTTTGGCGGCGGACGCGGCGAGGCCGTCGCGAAAGCTGTGGGTATCAAAAAAGATTACCTGCCGGATGTCGTGGATGCGACGGCCGGGCTGGGGCGTGATGCCTTTGTGCTGGCAGCATTGGGCTGTCGGGTACGCATGGTAGAACGTAATCCGGTCGTTGCCGCCCTGCTGGACGACGGGTTGCAGCGTGGCTATCGGGATGCAGAAATTGGCCCGTGGCTACAAGAGCGGCTCACGCTGCTGCACGCATCGAGTATGACTGCGCTGCGCAATATCACACCGCCACCAGATGTGGTCTATCTCGACCCGATGTTTCCGCACAAACAAAAGAGTGCGCTGGTGAAGAAAGAAATGCGAGTGTTTCAGTCGCTGGTGGGTGCGGATGACGACGCCGATGCACTGCTGGAACCCGCACGTGCGCTGGCCAAGAAACGCGTGGTGGTAAAGCGACCTGACTATGCGCCGCCGCTGGCTGGCGTACCAGCGCAATCCATGCTGGAAACCAAAAGCCACCGCTTCGACTTCTATCTTCCCGCCTGA
- the prlC gene encoding oligopeptidase A: MTNPLLTSFTLPPFSSIKTEDIVPAVKSALDECRETVERVVAQAGPFTWDNLCQPLADSDDRLGRIFSPISHLNAVKNSPELRAVYEECLPLLSEHSTWVGQHAGLYQAYRSLRDGEQYTTLSVAQKKSVDNALRDFELSGIGLSPEKQKRYGEISARLSELGSQYSNNVLDATMGWSKLITDVAELDGMPESALAAAKAQAEAKEQDGWLLTLDIPSYLPVMTYCTNQALREEMYRAYGTRASDQGPNAGKWDNSDVMAEALALRHELAQLLGFDSYAHKSLATKMAENPQQVLDFLTDLAKRARPQAEEELAQLRAFAKEHYGVDKLQAWDITYYSEQQKQHRYSISDEQLRPYFPEERAVNGLFEVVKRIYGITAKERKDVDVWHPDVRFFDLFDESGELRGSFYLDLYAREHKRGGAWMDDCAGKLRKGNGELQKPVAYLVCNFNRPVNGKPALFTHDEVTTLFHEFGHGLHHMLTQIDTAGVAGINGVPWDAVELPSQFMENWCWEPEALAFISGHHETGEPLPQELLDKMLAAKNYQAALFILRQLEFGLFDFRLHAEFDPAKGAQILPTLAEIKAQVAVVPSPSWGRFPHAFSHIFAGGYAAGYYSYLWADVLAADAYSRFEEEGIFNRETGQSFLDNILTRGGSEAPMELFKRFRGREPQLDAMLAHYGIKG, from the coding sequence ATGACGAATCCATTACTGACCTCATTTACCCTGCCCCCGTTCTCCAGTATCAAAACGGAAGATATTGTCCCGGCGGTGAAATCCGCGCTGGATGAATGCCGCGAGACGGTAGAACGCGTGGTGGCGCAAGCGGGGCCGTTTACATGGGATAATCTGTGCCAACCGCTGGCTGACAGCGACGATCGTCTTGGCCGCATCTTCTCACCCATCAGCCACCTGAACGCGGTGAAGAACAGCCCAGAGCTGCGTGCTGTTTATGAAGAATGTCTGCCGCTGCTGTCCGAGCACAGCACCTGGGTCGGCCAACATGCCGGGTTGTATCAGGCTTACCGCAGCCTGCGTGACGGCGAACAGTACACCACACTGAGCGTGGCACAGAAGAAATCTGTTGATAACGCACTGCGCGATTTTGAACTGTCTGGTATCGGTTTGTCGCCGGAAAAACAGAAACGCTACGGTGAAATCTCTGCTCGTCTGTCCGAACTCGGCTCGCAGTACAGCAACAACGTGCTGGATGCCACGATGGGCTGGAGCAAGCTGATTACCGACGTCGCCGAACTGGATGGCATGCCGGAAAGCGCGCTGGCAGCGGCCAAAGCGCAGGCAGAAGCTAAAGAGCAGGATGGCTGGCTGCTGACACTGGATATCCCAAGTTATCTTCCGGTAATGACTTACTGCACCAATCAGGCGCTGCGCGAAGAGATGTACCGCGCCTACGGCACGCGCGCATCCGATCAGGGGCCAAACGCGGGTAAATGGGACAACAGTGACGTCATGGCGGAAGCGCTAGCGCTACGTCACGAGCTGGCACAGTTGCTGGGCTTCGATAGCTATGCGCACAAGTCGCTGGCGACCAAAATGGCGGAAAACCCGCAGCAGGTGCTCGATTTCCTGACCGATCTGGCGAAACGCGCCCGTCCGCAGGCTGAAGAAGAGCTCGCACAACTGCGCGCCTTCGCCAAAGAACACTACGGCGTGGATAAATTGCAGGCCTGGGATATCACCTACTACAGCGAACAGCAGAAACAGCATCGGTATTCCATCAGCGATGAGCAGCTTCGTCCGTACTTCCCGGAAGAACGCGCGGTGAACGGCCTGTTCGAGGTGGTTAAACGCATCTACGGCATCACCGCCAAAGAGCGTAAAGACGTTGATGTCTGGCACCCGGACGTTCGCTTCTTCGATCTGTTCGATGAAAGTGGTGAACTGCGCGGCAGTTTTTACCTCGATTTATACGCCCGTGAACACAAACGCGGCGGAGCCTGGATGGACGACTGTGCGGGTAAACTGCGCAAAGGCAACGGCGAGCTGCAAAAGCCAGTCGCCTATCTGGTCTGTAACTTCAACCGCCCGGTCAACGGCAAACCCGCGCTGTTCACCCACGATGAAGTCACTACCCTGTTCCACGAATTCGGTCACGGCCTGCACCACATGTTGACCCAGATCGATACCGCCGGTGTCGCGGGCATCAACGGCGTACCGTGGGATGCGGTCGAGTTACCGAGCCAGTTCATGGAAAACTGGTGTTGGGAACCGGAAGCGCTGGCCTTTATCTCCGGCCACCACGAAACCGGTGAACCGCTGCCGCAGGAATTGCTGGATAAAATGCTGGCGGCGAAAAACTATCAGGCCGCGCTGTTCATTCTGCGTCAGTTGGAATTCGGTCTGTTCGATTTCCGTCTGCATGCCGAGTTTGATCCTGCGAAAGGCGCGCAGATTCTGCCGACGCTGGCTGAAATCAAAGCGCAGGTGGCCGTGGTGCCAAGCCCAAGCTGGGGCCGCTTCCCACATGCCTTCAGTCACATCTTCGCGGGCGGCTATGCCGCAGGTTACTACAGCTATCTGTGGGCAGATGTGCTGGCGGCCGATGCCTACTCCCGTTTTGAGGAAGAAGGTATTTTCAACCGCGAAACCGGTCAGTCGTTCCTGGATAACATCCTGACCCGCGGCGGTTCCGAAGCACCGATGGAACTGTTCAAGCGCTTCCGTGGCCGTGAACCGCAGTTGGACGCCATGCTCGCGCATTACGGCATCAAAGGATGA
- the uspA gene encoding universal stress protein UspA, with the protein MAYKHILIAVDLSPESKVLVEKAVSMARPYNAKVSLIHVDVNYSDLYTGLIDVNLGDMQQRISEETQNALTELSQNAGYPISETLSGSGDLGQVLVDAIRKYDADLVLCGHHQDFWSKLMSSARQLINTVHVDMLIVPLRDEEDE; encoded by the coding sequence ATGGCTTACAAACACATCCTTATTGCTGTAGATCTTTCTCCAGAAAGCAAAGTGTTAGTGGAAAAAGCGGTATCAATGGCAAGACCGTACAATGCGAAAGTCTCGCTAATCCATGTCGATGTGAATTACTCCGATCTTTACACGGGGCTTATTGATGTCAACCTGGGTGACATGCAACAGCGTATCTCCGAAGAAACCCAGAATGCGTTGACTGAGCTGTCTCAAAATGCAGGCTATCCCATCAGTGAAACGTTGAGCGGCAGCGGTGATTTAGGGCAAGTGCTGGTGGATGCGATCAGGAAATATGACGCTGACCTTGTGCTGTGCGGACACCATCAGGACTTTTGGAGCAAACTGATGTCTTCTGCACGTCAACTGATTAATACCGTCCATGTTGATATGCTCATCGTGCCGTTGCGTGATGAAGAAGACGAATAA
- the gdhA gene encoding NADP-specific glutamate dehydrogenase has translation MAQIVSLASFLDSVQQRDPHQPEFLQAVNEVLSTLWPFLEQNPHYADYSLLERLVEPERVIQFRVAWTDDKGQVQVNRAWRVQFSSAIGPYKGGMRFHPSVNLSILKFLGFEQTFKNALTTLPMGGGKGGSDFNPKGKSQGEVMRFCQALMTELYRHLGADTDVPAGDIGVGGREVGFMTGMMKKLTNNTACVFTGKGLSFGGSLIRPEATGYGLVYFTEAMLKRHGLGFEGMRVAVSGSGNVAQYAIEKAMELGARVVTASDSNGTVVDENGFTPEKLALLEEIKNKRYGRVEDYAREAKLTYLAGKTPWEVPVDIALPCATQNELDLPAAQTLIANGVKAVAEGANMPTTIPATDAFLDAGVLFAPGKAANAGGVATSGLEMAQNAARLGWKAEKVDARLHHIMLDIHNACVQYGGEDSQTNYVRGANVAGFVKVADAMLAQGVV, from the coding sequence ATGGCACAAATCGTATCTCTGGCAAGTTTTCTTGATTCTGTTCAACAACGCGATCCGCATCAGCCTGAATTTCTACAGGCCGTTAATGAAGTCCTTTCCACCCTGTGGCCTTTTCTGGAGCAGAACCCTCACTATGCGGATTACAGCCTGCTGGAGCGATTGGTAGAACCGGAACGTGTGATTCAGTTTCGCGTGGCGTGGACGGACGACAAAGGTCAAGTACAGGTGAACCGTGCCTGGCGCGTCCAGTTCAGTTCCGCGATCGGGCCGTACAAAGGCGGCATGCGTTTCCACCCGTCCGTTAACCTGTCGATTCTGAAATTCCTTGGATTCGAACAGACGTTCAAGAATGCGCTAACCACGTTGCCAATGGGCGGTGGTAAAGGGGGTTCGGACTTTAACCCAAAAGGGAAAAGCCAGGGCGAAGTCATGCGTTTCTGTCAGGCACTGATGACGGAACTGTATCGTCATCTGGGCGCGGATACGGACGTTCCGGCGGGTGATATCGGCGTGGGTGGTCGTGAAGTCGGCTTTATGACTGGCATGATGAAGAAGCTGACCAACAACACGGCGTGTGTTTTCACCGGAAAAGGGCTGTCTTTCGGCGGTAGTCTGATTCGTCCTGAAGCGACCGGCTACGGTCTGGTTTACTTCACGGAAGCGATGCTGAAACGCCATGGTCTGGGCTTTGAAGGTATGCGGGTTGCGGTGTCCGGTTCCGGTAATGTGGCGCAGTACGCGATTGAAAAAGCGATGGAACTGGGGGCTCGTGTGGTCACGGCATCAGATTCCAACGGCACCGTGGTGGATGAAAACGGGTTTACTCCAGAGAAACTGGCGCTGCTGGAAGAGATTAAGAACAAACGCTATGGCCGCGTGGAAGATTACGCGCGTGAAGCGAAGCTGACCTATCTTGCAGGCAAGACACCGTGGGAAGTGCCAGTAGACATCGCGCTGCCGTGTGCGACGCAGAATGAGCTGGATCTGCCAGCGGCGCAGACGCTGATTGCTAATGGTGTGAAAGCCGTGGCGGAAGGTGCCAACATGCCAACCACCATCCCAGCGACCGACGCGTTTCTGGATGCGGGCGTGCTGTTTGCGCCGGGCAAAGCGGCTAACGCAGGTGGCGTGGCGACATCGGGGTTGGAAATGGCGCAGAACGCAGCGCGCTTAGGCTGGAAAGCCGAGAAGGTAGATGCGCGTTTGCACCACATCATGCTGGATATTCACAATGCCTGTGTGCAGTACGGCGGCGAAGACAGCCAGACGAACTATGTACGCGGTGCCAACGTGGCGGGCTTTGTTAAAGTGGCCGATGCGATGCTGGCGCAGGGCGTTGTTTAA
- a CDS encoding bifunctional metallophosphatase/5'-nucleotidase, whose translation MKKTLLSLLLCLSTSAMAAQDPVNITILGTSDLHGTFVPWDYATDTANMAGSLSQIATQVHKVRAQQPNVILVDAGDTIQGNFVETFKNDKTSPMILGFNAMNYDVWVMGNHEFDFGLNVLSTSLDQFNGTALAGNIFWESGKPYLPAYKIVERQGVKIGIIGMDTPMTAEFAKGTDRVKGLNFTDPVGAVKTVIQQIHGNVDAIVLVAHMGIDNENQRPGTGVGDIARANPELAAIVAGHMHVKVDKEVINGVIVTEPDRYGRALSRIDLQFEQQNGKYVLINKDSYTYSIKDVDSDRKMEDIYEPYHNTLRANANRPIAQLLGHDLVPQDAVKGIPQVHVQDTGISALFQEASRHYAPKAQIIALQIDNDRPKLNVGTIAAKDIAFNYQYAGGEITVYQLTGKELKKYMEWSAGYFNQLQDGDVTYSFNPQRRASKYSTNDFFDGVTYTIDLTKPAGQRITNLKMNNGTLVTDDMPIRLGMNSYRMGHLTQKGGVLEGMQFPVLSDTKAEYGEEAGTIRNLTIRYLTEVKKGQYEGTVPQRWKLAGLQGYERERNIVESLLSSGKISVPTSDDGRYSNVQSINVKSLRLPDAAQREKRVAELTQQRDSTTNALTKQRLNDQLTIIAAIN comes from the coding sequence ATGAAAAAAACGCTTTTGTCACTTCTGCTTTGTTTGAGTACTTCTGCTATGGCCGCTCAAGATCCGGTAAATATTACGATTCTGGGGACATCCGATCTGCACGGCACCTTTGTTCCCTGGGATTACGCCACCGACACCGCCAACATGGCTGGCAGCCTGAGTCAGATCGCCACACAGGTGCATAAAGTCCGTGCGCAGCAGCCGAATGTGATTCTGGTTGATGCGGGCGACACCATTCAGGGCAACTTTGTCGAAACCTTCAAAAATGACAAAACCAGCCCGATGATTCTTGGTTTTAACGCCATGAATTATGACGTCTGGGTCATGGGCAACCATGAGTTCGATTTCGGCCTGAACGTGCTTTCCACCTCGCTTGACCAGTTCAACGGCACCGCGCTGGCGGGCAACATTTTTTGGGAAAGCGGTAAACCTTACTTACCTGCCTATAAGATTGTCGAACGGCAGGGCGTGAAGATTGGCATCATCGGTATGGATACGCCGATGACCGCTGAATTCGCCAAGGGCACTGACCGCGTGAAAGGGCTGAACTTTACCGATCCTGTCGGGGCGGTGAAAACCGTTATCCAGCAAATCCACGGCAACGTGGATGCCATCGTGCTGGTCGCCCATATGGGCATCGATAACGAGAACCAACGGCCAGGTACTGGCGTCGGCGATATTGCCCGCGCAAATCCTGAACTAGCCGCCATCGTCGCCGGTCATATGCACGTAAAAGTGGATAAAGAGGTGATTAATGGCGTGATCGTCACCGAACCAGACCGATATGGCCGCGCACTGTCGCGCATCGATTTGCAGTTTGAACAGCAGAACGGTAAATACGTGCTGATCAACAAAGATAGCTATACCTATTCGATTAAGGACGTGGATTCTGACCGCAAGATGGAAGATATCTACGAGCCTTATCACAACACCCTGCGCGCCAACGCCAACCGCCCGATTGCACAACTTCTTGGGCACGATCTGGTGCCGCAAGATGCCGTGAAAGGCATTCCTCAAGTACACGTACAGGACACTGGTATCAGCGCCTTGTTCCAGGAAGCCAGTCGCCATTACGCCCCCAAAGCGCAAATTATCGCACTACAAATTGATAACGATCGACCGAAGCTGAACGTCGGCACCATTGCCGCAAAAGACATCGCTTTTAACTATCAATACGCGGGCGGTGAGATCACGGTTTATCAGCTAACCGGAAAAGAATTGAAGAAATACATGGAATGGTCAGCGGGTTACTTCAACCAGCTGCAAGACGGCGATGTGACTTACAGCTTTAATCCGCAACGCCGCGCGTCCAAGTATTCCACCAATGACTTCTTTGATGGCGTGACCTACACCATCGACCTGACGAAACCCGCCGGACAGCGCATAACCAACCTGAAAATGAATAACGGCACGCTCGTTACCGATGACATGCCGATCCGTCTGGGTATGAACAGCTACCGTATGGGTCACCTGACGCAGAAAGGCGGTGTGCTGGAAGGTATGCAGTTCCCGGTACTGTCGGATACCAAAGCGGAGTATGGCGAAGAAGCGGGTACGATTCGTAACCTGACTATTCGCTATCTGACCGAAGTGAAAAAAGGCCAGTATGAAGGGACAGTGCCGCAGCGTTGGAAACTGGCAGGATTGCAGGGTTATGAGCGTGAACGCAACATTGTCGAATCGCTGCTCAGTAGCGGGAAAATCAGCGTGCCAACCTCAGACGATGGCCGTTACAGCAATGTGCAATCCATCAACGTGAAGTCGTTGCGGCTACCAGATGCCGCGCAAAGGGAAAAGCGCGTGGCGGAACTGACGCAACAGCGCGACAGCACCACCAATGCGTTGACCAAGCAGCGGCTGAACGATCAGTTGACGATTATCGCGGCAATTAACTAA
- the uspB gene encoding universal stress protein UspB, with protein MISTFALFWALCIVCIINMARYYSSLRVLLLILRDCDPLLYQYVDGGGFFTSHGQPSKQIRLVRYIYAQRYLEHHDPEFIRRCERVRGQFLLTTALCGLIAISLIAMMMWY; from the coding sequence ATGATTAGTACATTTGCGCTTTTCTGGGCTTTATGTATCGTCTGTATTATCAATATGGCGAGGTATTACTCTTCATTACGCGTGTTACTGCTGATTTTGCGTGACTGTGACCCACTGCTTTACCAATACGTTGATGGAGGAGGTTTTTTCACATCGCACGGGCAGCCAAGCAAGCAAATTCGGCTGGTACGCTATATCTATGCACAGCGCTATCTTGAGCATCACGACCCTGAATTTATTCGCCGCTGCGAACGGGTACGGGGGCAATTTTTGCTCACGACCGCCTTGTGTGGCCTCATCGCCATCAGCCTGATTGCCATGATGATGTGGTATTAA